A region from the Aeromicrobium choanae genome encodes:
- the metG gene encoding methionine--tRNA ligase translates to MPEPTFYATTPIYYVNDAPHIGHGYTTTIGDVITRWHRQRGERVHYLTGVDEHGQKVLRKAEANGVSPQAWVDRLVENEWLPMLRTIDAANDDFIRTTEPRHEKGAQAFWQDLNERGEVYRGEFSGWYSVGSEEFVADDYVADGEGEDEGFKVSTLDGSRLEHVTEENYFFPLSQYAERLLALYEERPDFVQPESARNEVIAFVRGGLKDLSISRSTFDWGIPLPWDDSHVMYVWIEALLNYVTAAGYGVDDERFEDLWPANVHFVGKDIVRFHAVIWPALLMAAGLPVPHRVFAHGWLLVGGQKMSKSKANGIHPTEIVGTFGSDAYRYYFTRALTFGSDGSISWEDIGARYHAELANGFGNLASRVAAMIGKYFDGELPPAGPLGDAEQHIVDTVAAAVAEADEAMERIAPQDALTAIWRIVDALNLYITESEPWAVAKDESQRERLGTILNTAAEGLRVLAVTLHPVMPKATASLWESLGAEPGLGALADQRIDEAAQWGRLLPGATITKVPSLFPRIDLAEA, encoded by the coding sequence GTGCCCGAACCCACCTTCTACGCCACGACGCCGATCTACTACGTCAACGATGCACCCCACATCGGTCACGGCTACACGACCACGATCGGCGACGTCATCACGCGGTGGCACCGCCAGCGCGGCGAGCGGGTCCACTACCTGACCGGTGTGGACGAGCACGGCCAGAAGGTGCTGCGCAAGGCCGAGGCCAACGGCGTCTCGCCCCAGGCGTGGGTGGACCGCCTCGTGGAGAACGAGTGGCTGCCGATGCTGCGCACGATCGACGCGGCCAACGATGACTTCATCCGCACCACCGAGCCCCGTCACGAGAAGGGCGCCCAGGCGTTCTGGCAGGACCTCAACGAGCGCGGCGAGGTCTACCGGGGCGAGTTCTCCGGCTGGTACAGCGTCGGCTCGGAGGAGTTCGTGGCCGACGATTACGTCGCGGACGGCGAGGGCGAGGACGAGGGCTTCAAGGTCTCCACCCTCGACGGCAGCCGGCTCGAGCACGTCACCGAGGAGAACTACTTCTTCCCGCTCAGCCAGTACGCCGAGCGGCTGCTCGCGCTGTACGAGGAGCGCCCCGACTTCGTCCAGCCCGAGTCCGCGCGCAACGAGGTCATCGCGTTCGTGCGCGGCGGGCTCAAGGACCTGTCGATCTCGCGCTCCACGTTCGACTGGGGCATCCCGCTGCCGTGGGACGACTCGCACGTCATGTACGTGTGGATCGAGGCGCTGCTCAACTACGTCACGGCCGCCGGGTACGGGGTCGACGACGAGCGCTTCGAGGACCTGTGGCCCGCGAACGTGCACTTCGTCGGCAAGGACATCGTCCGCTTCCACGCGGTGATCTGGCCCGCGCTGCTGATGGCCGCCGGGCTGCCCGTGCCGCACCGCGTCTTCGCGCACGGCTGGCTGCTGGTCGGCGGCCAGAAGATGAGCAAGAGCAAGGCCAACGGCATCCACCCCACCGAGATCGTCGGCACGTTCGGCTCGGACGCCTACCGCTACTACTTCACCCGCGCCCTCACGTTCGGCAGCGACGGCTCGATCTCGTGGGAGGACATCGGCGCGCGCTACCACGCCGAGCTCGCCAACGGCTTCGGCAACCTCGCGTCGCGCGTGGCCGCCATGATCGGCAAGTACTTCGACGGCGAGCTGCCGCCGGCCGGCCCGCTGGGCGATGCCGAGCAGCACATCGTCGACACCGTGGCCGCCGCGGTGGCCGAGGCCGACGAGGCGATGGAGCGCATCGCGCCGCAGGACGCGCTCACCGCGATCTGGCGCATCGTCGACGCGCTGAACCTCTACATCACCGAGTCCGAGCCGTGGGCCGTCGCGAAGGACGAGTCCCAGCGCGAGCGCCTCGGCACGATCCTCAACACCGCCGCCGAGGGCCTGCGGGTCCTGGCCGTCACGCTGCACCCCGTGATGCCGAAGGCCACCGCCTCGCTGTGGGAGTCGCTCGGCGCCGAGCCCGGCCTGGGCGCGCTGGCCGACCAGCGCATCGACGAGGCCGCGCAGTGGGGTCGCCTGCTGCCGGGCGCCACCATCACCAAGGTGCCGTCGCTGTTCCCGCGCATCGACCTCGCCGAGGCCTGA
- a CDS encoding YhgE/Pip domain-containing protein, with the protein MTALRLALSELRRLTAGRMPRLAVLAIVLIPTMYASLYLWANHDPYGKLASVQAALVVEDVPAESAQSGTVHAGRDVAHDLVEDGSFDWQQVGADEAAAGVEDGTYLFALTIPRGFSTALASTADFDPAQGTLILTTNEANNYLSSTIAEQVLTKVSSSIAENVSERAASSFLLGFSTLHDQLKEAGEGAETLADGLVDAHDGAQRLSTGATELAAGEARLVEGQRALGAGLDDAVTGAGTLASGADTLSDGAGELASGARKVADGNAELATVADRIAEASARANGDLDQARADIAERLAASGLDPAEQEAILASLDDLRQPLDDLDDRVQTTTGQIDELADGADRVASGAGELRSGATRLADGAGTLRDGLQTARDGNAELLAGQTEAKDGADQLADGAGTLASGLESARDGSRELADGLADGVRSIPDLSEQRRDETARTIASPIRTEDVAQASADSYGAGLAPFFLAIGAWVGGYVMFLLVRPLSNRAIAARQSPWRTALGGWLTPAALAGAQVLIMLAVVMSVVGIDVLRATQVAFFLLLVGAAFVAIVHALNAWLGPVGQLLGLVLLVLQLASAGGTFPWQTLPPTLQSIHHVLPMTYAIDGIRHLMYGANLDSLPRDIAVLAAYVVGGIAVSAGAAYRRRVWRVSQIKPEIAL; encoded by the coding sequence ATGACCGCGCTGAGACTCGCCCTGAGCGAACTGCGCCGCCTCACCGCGGGGCGGATGCCGCGGCTGGCCGTGCTGGCGATCGTGCTCATCCCGACGATGTACGCCTCGCTCTACCTGTGGGCCAACCACGACCCGTACGGCAAGCTCGCCTCCGTGCAGGCGGCGCTCGTCGTCGAGGACGTGCCCGCCGAGAGCGCCCAGAGCGGCACCGTGCACGCGGGGCGGGACGTGGCCCACGACCTCGTCGAGGACGGCTCGTTCGACTGGCAGCAGGTCGGTGCCGACGAGGCAGCGGCCGGGGTCGAGGACGGCACCTACCTGTTCGCCCTCACGATCCCCCGCGGGTTCTCCACCGCCCTCGCGTCGACCGCGGACTTCGACCCGGCGCAGGGCACGCTCATCCTCACGACCAACGAGGCCAACAACTACCTCTCCTCGACCATCGCCGAGCAGGTGCTGACGAAGGTCAGCTCGTCCATCGCCGAGAACGTCAGCGAGCGGGCCGCCTCCTCCTTCCTGCTCGGCTTCTCGACCCTGCACGACCAGCTGAAGGAGGCCGGCGAGGGCGCCGAGACGCTCGCCGACGGCCTCGTCGACGCGCACGACGGCGCCCAGCGGCTCAGCACCGGCGCCACCGAACTGGCCGCGGGCGAGGCCAGGCTCGTGGAGGGCCAGCGCGCCCTGGGCGCAGGCCTGGACGACGCCGTGACCGGAGCCGGCACGCTGGCCTCCGGGGCCGACACCCTGTCCGACGGCGCCGGTGAGCTCGCCTCCGGTGCCCGGAAGGTCGCCGACGGCAACGCCGAGCTGGCCACCGTCGCCGACCGCATCGCGGAGGCGTCCGCCCGGGCCAACGGTGATCTCGACCAGGCGCGCGCCGACATCGCCGAGCGGCTGGCCGCCTCCGGCCTGGACCCGGCCGAGCAGGAGGCGATCCTCGCGTCGCTCGACGACCTGCGCCAGCCCCTGGACGACCTCGACGACCGGGTGCAGACCACCACCGGTCAGATCGACGAGCTGGCCGACGGGGCGGACCGCGTGGCGTCCGGTGCGGGCGAGCTCCGTTCGGGCGCCACCCGCCTCGCGGACGGCGCCGGCACGCTGCGTGACGGCCTGCAGACCGCGCGCGACGGCAACGCCGAGCTGCTCGCGGGTCAGACCGAGGCCAAGGACGGCGCCGACCAGCTGGCCGATGGAGCGGGCACGCTCGCCTCCGGTCTCGAGAGCGCGCGCGACGGGTCCCGTGAGCTGGCCGACGGCCTGGCCGACGGCGTACGGTCGATCCCCGACCTCTCCGAGCAGCGCCGCGACGAGACGGCCCGCACGATCGCCTCGCCGATCCGGACCGAGGACGTGGCCCAGGCCTCGGCCGACAGCTACGGTGCCGGCCTGGCCCCGTTCTTCCTCGCGATCGGCGCGTGGGTGGGCGGCTACGTCATGTTCCTGCTGGTCCGCCCGCTGTCGAACCGCGCCATCGCCGCGCGGCAGTCCCCGTGGCGCACGGCACTGGGCGGATGGCTCACTCCCGCCGCGCTCGCCGGGGCTCAGGTGCTGATCATGCTCGCCGTGGTGATGTCGGTCGTCGGCATCGACGTCCTGCGCGCGACCCAGGTGGCGTTCTTCCTGCTGCTGGTGGGAGCGGCGTTCGTCGCGATCGTGCACGCGCTCAACGCGTGGCTCGGTCCCGTGGGACAGCTGCTCGGGCTCGTGCTGCTCGTGCTGCAGCTGGCCAGCGCGGGCGGCACCTTCCCGTGGCAGACGCTGCCGCCCACGCTGCAGTCGATCCATCACGTCCTGCCGATGACCTACGCGATCGACGGGATCCGGCACCTCATGTACGGGGCGAACCTGGACTCGCTGCCGCGCGACATCGCGGTGCTGGCCGCCTACGTGGTGGGAGGCATCGCGGTCTCCGCGGGCGCCGCCTACCGCCGCCGGGTCTGGCGCGTCTCGCAGATCAAGCCCGAGATCGCGCTCTGA
- a CDS encoding ATP-binding cassette domain-containing protein — translation MRIEAIATSVDGPHSAVLEPTSATIESGGVTVVDGPPGTGHTAFSLLIGGRLVPSSGHVTIDGEADGQRLRDEVALVDVPDVSEPDDVVSLATTMGEELAMARRPAGRHDVREWLEERGALEWRRTRMEDVPADVRLALLADVAARRPGVTALVLCCPDRYGADPHAALGVARELADRGLAVCLQLMTNSLRNVRDSHATLGGAR, via the coding sequence ATGAGAATCGAAGCGATCGCCACGTCGGTCGACGGCCCGCACTCCGCGGTGCTCGAGCCGACCTCGGCCACCATCGAGTCCGGCGGGGTGACCGTCGTCGACGGCCCGCCCGGCACCGGCCACACGGCCTTCAGCCTGCTGATCGGCGGACGCCTGGTCCCCTCGTCGGGACACGTCACCATCGACGGCGAGGCCGACGGGCAGCGACTGCGCGACGAGGTGGCTCTGGTGGACGTTCCCGACGTGTCCGAGCCCGATGACGTGGTCTCGCTGGCCACCACGATGGGCGAGGAGCTGGCGATGGCGCGCAGGCCCGCAGGTCGCCACGACGTGCGCGAGTGGCTCGAGGAGCGCGGCGCGCTGGAGTGGCGGCGCACCCGGATGGAGGACGTGCCGGCCGACGTGCGGCTCGCTCTCCTGGCCGACGTCGCGGCCCGGCGCCCCGGCGTGACGGCCCTGGTCCTGTGCTGTCCCGACCGGTACGGCGCCGATCCCCACGCGGCGCTCGGAGTGGCGCGCGAGCTGGCCGACCGCGGGCTCGCGGTGTGCCTCCAGCTGATGACCAACTCGCTGCGGAACGTCAGGGACTCGCACGCGACCCTCGGAGGTGCCCGATGA
- the rsmI gene encoding 16S rRNA (cytidine(1402)-2'-O)-methyltransferase: MLILAATPIGTVADASGRLAVALAEADVVAAEDTRRFRRLASDLGVEVPGKVVSYFEGNEQQRTGELLEHLRDGATVVLVTDAGMPSVSDPGYRIVAAAVAEDLPVTAIPGPSAVLTALAVSGLPVDRFCFEGFPPRKPGERARVLGALGSDERTMVFFESPHRTAATLEAMAEAFGPDRRAAVCRELTKTHEEVVRGPLSELAAWAGDGERVRGEITIVVSGAEPQAPADLAETDLAAMVAEVRAEGLSTKDAIADVARRTGISRKVVYAAAHAPKEPS; this comes from the coding sequence GTGCTGATCCTCGCCGCGACGCCCATCGGAACCGTGGCGGACGCGTCCGGACGCCTCGCCGTCGCGCTGGCCGAGGCCGACGTGGTGGCCGCCGAGGACACGCGGCGCTTCCGCCGGCTCGCCTCCGACCTGGGGGTCGAGGTGCCCGGGAAGGTGGTCTCGTACTTCGAGGGGAACGAGCAGCAGCGCACGGGCGAGCTGCTCGAGCACCTGCGCGACGGCGCCACGGTGGTGCTGGTCACCGACGCCGGGATGCCGAGCGTCTCCGACCCCGGCTACCGGATCGTGGCCGCTGCGGTGGCCGAGGACCTGCCCGTCACCGCGATCCCCGGACCCTCGGCCGTCCTCACGGCCCTGGCCGTGTCGGGGCTGCCGGTCGACCGGTTCTGCTTCGAGGGATTCCCGCCGCGCAAGCCCGGCGAGCGGGCCCGCGTCCTGGGCGCCCTCGGCTCCGACGAGCGCACGATGGTGTTCTTCGAGTCCCCGCACCGCACGGCCGCCACGCTCGAGGCGATGGCCGAGGCCTTCGGCCCGGACCGCCGTGCCGCGGTGTGCCGCGAGCTGACCAAGACCCACGAGGAGGTCGTGCGCGGGCCACTGTCCGAGCTGGCCGCGTGGGCCGGCGACGGCGAGCGCGTGCGCGGCGAGATCACGATCGTCGTCTCCGGCGCCGAGCCGCAGGCGCCCGCCGACCTCGCCGAGACCGACCTCGCCGCGATGGTGGCCGAGGTCCGCGCCGAGGGACTCAGCACGAAGGACGCCATCGCCGACGTCGCGCGGCGCACCGGAATCTCCCGCAAGGTGGTCTATGCCGCCGCCCACGCCCCGAAGGAGCCCTCATGA
- the fgd gene encoding glucose-6-phosphate dehydrogenase (coenzyme-F420) — MNERQPLKLGYKASAEQFGPRDLVEFAVSAESHGMESVWTSDHFQPWRHTGGHAPFSLAWMTAVGERTESVVIGTSVMTPTFRYNPAVLAQAFATMGCLYPGRIVLGVGTGEALNEIATGFRGAGEQDWPPFKERFARLREAVRLMRELWSDERVSFEGEYYSTHDASIYDRPDEPVQVYVAAGGPVVAKYAGRMGDGSICTSGKGAELYTEKLLPAFREGAEVAGRDPEAADRMIEIKLSYDTDHDAALENTRFWSPLSLTPEQKHSITDPVEMEAAADALPIEQIAKRWIVGSDPDEVAAMIGQYVDWGFNHLVFHAPGHDQERFLELFERDLAPRLRDR; from the coding sequence ATGAACGAGCGCCAGCCGCTGAAGTTGGGATACAAGGCCTCGGCCGAGCAGTTCGGTCCGCGCGACCTCGTCGAGTTCGCGGTGTCCGCCGAGTCCCACGGCATGGAGTCGGTCTGGACCAGCGACCACTTCCAGCCCTGGCGGCACACGGGTGGGCACGCACCGTTCTCGCTCGCGTGGATGACCGCGGTGGGGGAGCGGACCGAGTCGGTCGTCATCGGCACCTCGGTCATGACGCCGACGTTCCGCTACAACCCGGCCGTCCTCGCGCAGGCGTTCGCCACGATGGGCTGCCTGTACCCGGGACGGATCGTCCTGGGCGTCGGCACGGGTGAGGCGCTCAACGAGATCGCCACCGGCTTCCGTGGCGCCGGCGAGCAGGACTGGCCGCCGTTCAAGGAGCGCTTCGCGCGGCTGCGTGAGGCCGTGCGCCTCATGCGCGAGCTGTGGTCGGACGAGCGCGTCTCCTTCGAGGGCGAGTACTACTCCACGCACGACGCCTCGATCTACGACCGGCCCGACGAGCCCGTCCAGGTCTACGTGGCCGCGGGCGGCCCCGTCGTGGCCAAGTACGCCGGGCGGATGGGCGACGGGTCGATCTGCACCTCGGGCAAGGGTGCCGAGCTCTACACCGAGAAGCTGCTGCCGGCGTTCCGCGAGGGAGCCGAGGTGGCGGGGCGCGACCCCGAGGCCGCCGACCGGATGATCGAGATCAAGCTCTCCTACGACACCGACCACGACGCCGCGCTGGAGAACACGCGGTTCTGGTCCCCGCTGTCGCTGACTCCCGAGCAGAAGCACTCCATCACCGACCCGGTCGAGATGGAGGCCGCGGCCGACGCGCTGCCGATCGAGCAGATCGCGAAGCGCTGGATCGTGGGCTCGGATCCCGACGAGGTCGCCGCGATGATCGGCCAGTACGTCGACTGGGGCTTCAACCACCTCGTCTTCCACGCCCCCGGTCACGACCAGGAGCGCTTCCTCGAGCTGTTCGAGCGCGACCTCGCCCCGCGCCTGCGCGACCGCTGA